The following proteins are co-located in the Echinicola sp. 20G genome:
- a CDS encoding RagB/SusD family nutrient uptake outer membrane protein — protein sequence MKRYRLIIVNFLFVGITMLASCEGIFEEALNRADDSREDLAGMLSDPNKIRGMLTSAYMGVPENRSYLYFWTTEESLTDNTFNFQGQSMGNWRSGLLSPSNAAVWANSNQGNSYMNPTVGWWGRYWGAIRHCNTLINNMDGVMVTEDELPLEERELMLDEAKVLRAYYHFKLISMYGPVPYMYETPELGFAGWADMSRPTFQEITDQIVAELDEVISNGNIPIKREPFNTNDKYRVPLGFVYGLKSRVLLYNASPLNNPTGDPQKYLAAAEAAKRFLDIGQYSLEPFENTKGMYISPMSVNVEQTEVIWRYRDRLGQFSNVHGMDLATAKPKRSNYPNFKAGETPSQEIVDAYELKNGALIVENYDATHAEPTFTAEALASGYDDENNPYENRDDRFYRDILFNGSSFGQSYQLGEIIVWTYLDAPGTGSNGNVTSGSNRKTFTGYYFGKDRDPLWYGAGSKGQANNRVMQHGIVMRYAEIYLNYAEALCGAGKFEEACDALDMTRLRANQPSIRQVPDYMGGNTDWLMKRIQNERRVELVLEDHRFYDIRRWDIISDQNHNTISGMEVTKVADGEFKHIRYQIPFAWECHNEKYKVLPIPIVDKKLLPNMDQPEAWQ from the coding sequence ATGAAAAGATATAGATTAATAATAGTGAATTTCCTTTTTGTCGGCATCACTATGTTGGCCAGTTGTGAAGGGATTTTTGAGGAGGCCCTGAATAGGGCAGATGACTCTCGGGAAGATTTAGCTGGAATGTTAAGTGATCCCAATAAAATCAGAGGTATGCTTACTTCTGCTTATATGGGGGTCCCAGAAAATAGGTCTTATTTATATTTTTGGACGACCGAGGAATCACTGACTGATAATACATTTAATTTTCAAGGGCAAAGTATGGGAAACTGGAGGTCTGGATTACTTTCTCCGTCAAATGCGGCGGTTTGGGCAAATTCAAATCAGGGTAATTCCTATATGAATCCAACTGTAGGTTGGTGGGGAAGATATTGGGGGGCGATCAGGCATTGTAATACACTGATCAACAATATGGATGGGGTTATGGTAACTGAAGATGAGCTTCCTTTGGAGGAAAGGGAACTAATGCTTGATGAAGCAAAAGTCCTGCGTGCATATTATCATTTTAAACTAATAAGCATGTATGGACCGGTTCCTTATATGTATGAGACGCCCGAATTAGGGTTTGCGGGCTGGGCAGATATGTCCAGACCAACATTTCAAGAAATCACAGACCAAATAGTAGCTGAATTAGATGAAGTGATTTCCAATGGAAATATTCCCATTAAAAGGGAACCATTCAATACTAACGATAAATATAGAGTACCTCTTGGATTTGTTTATGGACTAAAATCACGAGTACTATTGTACAATGCAAGTCCATTGAACAACCCTACAGGTGATCCGCAAAAATATTTGGCAGCAGCGGAGGCTGCAAAAAGGTTTTTGGACATTGGTCAGTATTCATTGGAACCTTTTGAAAATACCAAGGGAATGTATATTTCTCCAATGTCGGTAAATGTTGAACAAACCGAAGTAATATGGAGATATCGTGACAGGCTGGGGCAATTTTCCAACGTTCATGGAATGGATTTGGCCACCGCCAAACCAAAAAGAAGTAATTATCCCAATTTTAAAGCAGGCGAAACTCCTTCTCAGGAAATAGTAGATGCCTATGAGTTGAAAAACGGGGCATTGATAGTTGAAAATTATGATGCTACACATGCTGAACCAACTTTTACCGCTGAGGCGTTAGCTTCTGGATATGATGATGAAAATAATCCATATGAAAATAGGGATGATCGCTTCTATAGGGACATACTTTTTAATGGAAGCAGTTTTGGACAGTCCTATCAGCTAGGAGAGATTATAGTTTGGACTTATTTAGATGCCCCTGGGACAGGCTCAAACGGGAATGTGACATCTGGGTCCAATAGGAAAACATTTACAGGTTATTATTTTGGGAAAGACCGGGACCCTCTATGGTATGGTGCAGGAAGTAAAGGACAAGCAAACAACCGGGTAATGCAACATGGTATAGTAATGCGATACGCAGAGATCTATCTTAATTATGCAGAGGCATTGTGCGGTGCAGGTAAGTTTGAGGAAGCATGTGATGCATTGGACATGACACGTCTACGGGCTAATCAGCCTTCCATTAGACAGGTACCAGATTATATGGGAGGTAATACGGACTGGTTGATGAAAAGAATCCAAAATGAAAGAAGGGTTGAACTGGTGTTGGAGGACCATAGGTTTTACGATATAAGGAGATGGGACATTATCAGCGATCAAAACCATAATACTATTAGTGGAATGGAAGTGACTAAGGTTGCCGATGGTGAATTTAAGCACATTAGATACCAAATTCCTTTTGCTTGGGAATGCCACAATGAAAAATACAAAGTACTTCCTATTCCAATTGTGGATAAAAAATTACTTCCAAATATGGACCAACCTGAAGCTTGGCAATAA
- a CDS encoding TonB-dependent receptor — protein sequence MKIKIYCTLLTWCIACSISYAQKGTITGVVTSQEGEPLIGVNVIVENNNGGSVVGTVTDIDGKYHLKAQSGDVLIFSYIGFKGKRVEVGNSSIINLSLEEDSMELGKVVVVGYGAQKKESVVGAISTISGDDIVRTPTSNLTAGLAGKLPGLTVMLKDGELGSENFQTLIRGQATLNNSSPLILVDGVEREMATIDPYDVESVSVLKDASATAVFGVRGANGVILITTKKGKEGKAQISGNVNYSLQKTTRLPKPMGAIDYMRTRNSVIEQHNEFSGGNTPPDFTEDVFNAYENNYLPEYYVDRNFYEELMYDFVPMTKANVNVSGGTKRTKYFTSVGYVRQGGPFKTERWDEYNYDNEQRLDRFNYRANVEMQINSGLKGWLNLSGFLQDKNDPIIFGDNSSAATTASFYYKLLAAFADIPSISDADLNPAGQVTSGPYGDLNRTGYRITTQNTLNTSIGLEQDLKFITKGLTAKVMASYDSRAMHINGFRRTYQKYVAELDTSGEQDSVYYLPGSGTDSELIPVLTQSFLTNFDLQASINYKRKFNSHNVTGQLLYLQSQKVIDTQVPFNYLGLVGRATYGYQNRYLAEFNFGMNGSEQFAPGKRFGFFPSFSIGWVMSEEEFLRDSEIIDFLKIRGSFGQVGNDKISNTRFIYVDDWTQNGGGYFAGIPGIPGLPSPVYENSVPNKDVSWEVSNKANLGIETNFVGGFEADLDVFYEKRSSILITNSYIPEYMFGQLNLPPTNSGVMTNKGFEASLGYKKTFTSGLRIDSRLSASFARNEVISINEASLGDDYAYPIRQEGFRRGTIWGYNSLGYFQDQSEIDSWADQTTLGGVSMPGDLKYEDVNGDGIIDPRDMVPMKSPNVPEFNYSANISVSFKGIDFNVLFHGVSNYGFNLSGRGVYDWDGNAYDGIKNYFEHHKGAWTEEKVANGEEILYPRMHVDGVSVSKQPSNYWIQDLWYIRLRNVELGYTLPKSLTNKLKLDNLRIYMTGANVALWDNMKYKVMDPEVSNSLSHPVFSTFNLGLNVAL from the coding sequence AAGGAAAAAGAGTAGAAGTAGGAAACAGTTCCATTATCAATCTAAGTTTGGAAGAGGACTCTATGGAACTTGGGAAGGTTGTAGTCGTAGGATATGGCGCTCAAAAAAAAGAGAGTGTTGTAGGAGCCATATCTACTATTTCAGGTGATGATATCGTTAGGACTCCCACTTCCAATTTGACTGCTGGCTTAGCAGGAAAACTACCTGGCCTAACAGTAATGCTAAAGGATGGTGAGTTGGGAAGTGAAAACTTCCAAACCCTCATCCGTGGACAGGCTACGCTGAACAATTCAAGCCCCCTGATATTGGTGGATGGAGTGGAAAGAGAAATGGCAACCATTGATCCATATGATGTAGAGTCAGTCTCCGTATTGAAGGATGCTTCGGCTACTGCTGTCTTTGGGGTTCGAGGAGCTAATGGTGTTATTTTGATTACTACCAAAAAGGGCAAAGAAGGTAAAGCACAAATTAGTGGAAATGTAAACTATTCATTGCAAAAGACCACTAGGCTTCCAAAACCAATGGGGGCAATAGATTATATGCGAACAAGGAATTCAGTAATAGAACAGCATAATGAGTTTTCTGGTGGAAATACCCCTCCAGATTTCACGGAGGATGTGTTTAATGCTTATGAAAACAACTACCTCCCGGAATATTATGTGGACAGGAATTTCTATGAAGAATTAATGTACGATTTTGTGCCAATGACCAAAGCCAATGTTAACGTTAGTGGAGGAACTAAAAGGACAAAGTATTTTACAAGTGTTGGCTATGTAAGACAAGGAGGCCCATTTAAAACTGAACGTTGGGATGAATATAACTATGACAATGAGCAGCGTCTTGATCGTTTTAATTACCGTGCCAATGTAGAGATGCAGATTAATAGTGGCCTAAAGGGATGGTTAAATTTATCTGGTTTTCTCCAAGACAAGAATGATCCCATTATTTTTGGCGACAATAGCTCGGCAGCTACCACAGCTTCTTTTTACTATAAGTTACTTGCTGCCTTTGCTGATATACCATCAATATCAGATGCAGATTTAAATCCAGCAGGACAAGTCACTAGTGGTCCGTATGGGGACTTAAATAGAACAGGTTACCGTATCACCACTCAAAATACCTTAAATACCTCCATTGGCCTTGAACAGGATCTAAAGTTTATCACCAAAGGATTGACAGCAAAAGTGATGGCCTCCTATGATTCAAGGGCCATGCATATTAATGGTTTTAGAAGAACATATCAAAAATATGTAGCTGAGCTAGACACTTCTGGAGAGCAGGATTCTGTGTATTACTTACCAGGATCTGGGACTGATAGTGAACTTATCCCTGTGCTCACCCAAAGTTTTTTAACGAACTTCGACTTACAAGCATCCATAAATTACAAACGTAAATTTAATTCACATAATGTAACAGGCCAATTACTTTATTTACAAAGTCAAAAGGTAATAGATACACAGGTACCCTTTAATTATTTAGGGCTTGTAGGTAGGGCTACTTACGGGTATCAAAACCGTTATCTAGCAGAATTTAATTTTGGGATGAACGGTTCTGAACAATTCGCTCCAGGGAAAAGGTTTGGGTTTTTTCCTTCATTTTCAATTGGTTGGGTCATGAGTGAGGAGGAGTTTTTAAGAGACTCAGAGATAATTGACTTTTTGAAAATCAGGGGCTCTTTTGGGCAAGTGGGGAATGATAAAATTTCCAATACCAGATTTATTTATGTGGATGACTGGACACAGAATGGAGGAGGATATTTTGCAGGGATTCCTGGGATTCCGGGATTACCGAGCCCAGTCTATGAGAATTCTGTACCAAATAAAGATGTCTCATGGGAAGTTAGCAATAAGGCCAACTTGGGAATTGAAACAAATTTCGTAGGAGGCTTTGAGGCCGATTTAGATGTGTTTTATGAAAAAAGAAGTTCTATACTGATCACCAATAGTTATATCCCAGAATATATGTTTGGCCAGCTTAATCTACCACCTACAAACAGTGGTGTGATGACCAACAAAGGCTTTGAAGCATCATTGGGTTATAAAAAAACTTTTACCTCTGGTCTGAGAATTGATTCCAGATTAAGCGCCTCTTTTGCAAGGAATGAAGTGATCAGTATCAATGAGGCTTCTTTAGGGGATGATTATGCTTATCCTATTCGTCAAGAAGGATTTAGAAGGGGAACGATCTGGGGATACAATTCACTCGGTTATTTCCAAGACCAGTCTGAAATAGATAGCTGGGCAGACCAAACTACCCTTGGAGGAGTATCCATGCCAGGTGATCTTAAATATGAAGATGTCAATGGAGATGGTATTATTGATCCTAGAGATATGGTGCCGATGAAGTCTCCCAATGTCCCAGAGTTTAATTATTCGGCTAATATTTCAGTTTCATTTAAAGGGATAGACTTCAATGTATTGTTTCATGGGGTGAGTAACTACGGCTTTAACCTTTCCGGAAGAGGTGTTTACGATTGGGATGGAAATGCGTATGATGGAATTAAAAATTATTTTGAACATCATAAGGGAGCATGGACGGAAGAAAAAGTTGCCAATGGCGAAGAGATCCTTTATCCGAGAATGCATGTTGATGGAGTCTCTGTCAGTAAACAACCAAGCAATTATTGGATCCAGGATCTTTGGTATATCAGGCTGAGAAATGTGGAATTGGGATATACACTTCCAAAAAGTCTTACAAATAAGCTTAAACTAGACAACCTAAGGATTTACATGACTGGAGCAAATGTAGCTTTATGGGATAATATGAAGTATAAGGTAATGGATCCTGAAGTTTCAAACTCCCTTAGTCATCCGGTTTTTTCAACCTTCAATCTAGGACTTAATGTCGCACTTTGA